A single region of the Armatimonadota bacterium genome encodes:
- a CDS encoding rRNA methyltransferase: protein MNATVPEHIRREWEASGRPETDPGLRERLPSLPRLPLVIVCSYLDKEINHGNILRIAEAFRVQEVVFSRCDGREKNYAGAVGAEKWQPHRWGYPLEEIRSLRTKGYSIVALHLGEQAIPLERMEWRFPIALVIGEELHGVPPDVLAECEQCVAIPLYGATTSLNVAVATGICVHAIATAYRQRVNPNFIPARAVSRKLLSIPNTEQTQGDEP from the coding sequence ATGAACGCCACCGTGCCCGAACATATACGCCGCGAATGGGAAGCCAGCGGGCGACCAGAAACCGACCCCGGACTGCGCGAGAGGTTGCCCAGTCTGCCCCGGCTACCGCTGGTGATTGTGTGCAGCTATCTGGATAAGGAAATCAACCACGGCAACATCTTACGTATCGCCGAGGCTTTCCGGGTACAAGAAGTGGTATTCAGCCGGTGCGACGGGCGCGAGAAGAACTACGCAGGAGCGGTAGGGGCAGAAAAGTGGCAACCGCACCGTTGGGGCTACCCGCTGGAAGAAATTCGTTCCCTGCGGACAAAAGGCTACAGCATCGTGGCGCTACATCTGGGCGAGCAGGCTATCCCGCTGGAGCGCATGGAGTGGCGGTTTCCCATCGCACTGGTCATCGGCGAGGAGCTGCACGGTGTGCCGCCCGATGTGCTGGCGGAATGCGAACAGTGTGTGGCTATACCGCTTTACGGCGCCACGACCTCGCTGAACGTCGCGGTGGCTACAGGCATCTGTGTCCATGCCATCGCGACTGCCTACCGACAGCGAGTGAACCCGAACTTTATACCCGCGCGAGCGGTTTCCCGAAAACTGCTATCTATCCCAAACACTGAGCAAACACAGGGAGATGAACCATGA
- the pilT-4 gene encoding twitching motility protein PilT, whose protein sequence is MLELSELLRYGASVKASDLFIKENTPPTLRVHGRIQPMDLPPLSADDTRNLAYSVMTHEQIGRFEHRHELDLAFTIEGITRVRANIYQQRGSIAMVCRLIPLSIYTLEELKMPPAVAELAKQRQGLVLVTGPTGCGKSTTLAAMIDLINSNRRCHIVTIEDPIEFVHPDKLAIVSQREVGIDTDSFSDALKYVVRESPDVILIGEMRDIETMHVALQAAETGHLVFSTVHTPSAAETMDRIINMFPPHDKPQICMRLSNSLRGIISQKLVPLKDGSGRIAAVEVMISTPTIAKLIEEGRVGQIYSAIEEGQFWGMQTMNQCLYKYVKQGLITEEDALAYAGNLTELRQMLRR, encoded by the coding sequence ATGTTGGAACTGAGCGAGTTACTGCGCTACGGTGCGTCGGTCAAAGCTTCAGACCTGTTCATCAAGGAAAACACGCCGCCCACGTTGCGGGTGCACGGCAGGATTCAGCCGATGGACCTGCCTCCGCTGTCGGCGGATGACACGCGCAATCTGGCTTACAGCGTGATGACACACGAGCAAATCGGTCGGTTTGAACACCGACACGAGCTGGACCTCGCCTTCACGATTGAGGGCATCACCCGCGTGCGCGCCAACATCTACCAGCAACGAGGCAGCATCGCGATGGTGTGCCGCCTCATCCCGTTGAGCATCTACACCCTGGAAGAGCTGAAGATGCCGCCGGCAGTTGCCGAACTCGCCAAACAGCGGCAGGGTCTGGTGCTGGTGACCGGTCCGACCGGCTGTGGAAAGTCCACTACTCTGGCGGCGATGATTGACCTGATCAACAGCAATCGCCGCTGCCACATCGTCACTATTGAGGACCCCATCGAGTTCGTGCACCCGGATAAACTCGCCATCGTCAGCCAGCGCGAGGTGGGCATCGACACCGATAGCTTCAGCGACGCCCTGAAGTACGTGGTGCGCGAAAGCCCAGACGTGATTCTCATCGGTGAGATGCGCGACATCGAGACCATGCATGTCGCCCTGCAGGCGGCGGAGACCGGACACCTGGTCTTCTCGACGGTGCACACGCCGAGCGCGGCGGAGACGATGGACCGTATCATCAACATGTTCCCACCTCACGACAAGCCCCAGATTTGTATGCGTCTGTCGAACTCCCTGCGAGGCATCATCTCGCAGAAGCTGGTGCCCCTGAAAGACGGCAGTGGACGAATCGCCGCGGTGGAAGTGATGATCTCCACCCCCACCATTGCCAAACTGATCGAGGAGGGGCGCGTCGGGCAAATCTACAGCGCCATCGAGGAAGGGCAGTTCTGGGGAATGCAGACGATGAACCAGTGCCTGTACAAGTACGTGAAACAGGGGCTGATCACCGAGGAGGATGCGCTGGCATACGCGGGCAACCTGACCGAGCTGCGTCAAATGCTTCGGCGCTAA
- the fabD gene encoding malonyl CoA-acyl carrier protein transacylase has product MYALVFPGQGSQSPGMGKEFAEAFASAREVYKEADEILGYSLSTLCFEGSEEELRQTLHAQPALFVTSVATWRALGELVDLKPVCVAGHSVGEYAALVAAGVLEWQDGLRLVKARAQAMQAAAERSPGTMAAVLGLDADAVEAACAEASSAGVVCVANRNCPGQVVISGEVDAVARASDLCKAKGAKRVVPLRVSGAFHSPLMRAAAEQFRETLQKVTFRPPGVPVVANRTADVLSADTDFVALLTEQLLHAVRWEESVRTMWQLGSRLFVELGPGDVLSGLIRRTVAEAQTLTVRNAEEAQHAAERLRGE; this is encoded by the coding sequence GTGTACGCGCTCGTTTTTCCGGGACAGGGTTCTCAATCGCCGGGCATGGGCAAAGAGTTTGCCGAAGCCTTTGCCTCGGCACGAGAGGTTTACAAAGAGGCGGATGAGATACTGGGCTATTCGCTGAGCACACTGTGCTTTGAAGGCAGTGAGGAAGAGCTACGCCAGACGCTTCACGCTCAGCCTGCGCTGTTCGTGACCAGTGTGGCAACGTGGCGCGCGCTGGGCGAGTTAGTCGACCTGAAACCTGTTTGTGTAGCAGGGCACAGCGTGGGCGAATATGCGGCGCTGGTGGCAGCTGGCGTGCTGGAGTGGCAGGACGGTCTTCGTCTGGTGAAAGCGCGTGCGCAAGCGATGCAGGCGGCGGCAGAGAGGTCGCCGGGCACCATGGCAGCGGTGCTTGGCTTGGATGCGGATGCTGTGGAGGCGGCGTGTGCAGAAGCCTCTTCTGCGGGGGTAGTCTGCGTGGCGAATCGCAACTGTCCGGGGCAGGTGGTGATTTCGGGCGAGGTAGATGCCGTCGCCAGAGCGAGCGACCTGTGTAAAGCGAAGGGCGCAAAAAGAGTCGTGCCCCTGCGGGTCAGCGGGGCATTCCACTCACCGCTCATGCGAGCCGCAGCCGAACAGTTTCGTGAGACCTTGCAGAAGGTCACTTTCCGCCCACCGGGAGTGCCTGTGGTGGCAAATCGCACCGCAGATGTGTTGTCAGCAGATACCGATTTTGTGGCTCTGCTCACCGAACAGCTGCTCCATGCAGTGCGCTGGGAGGAAAGCGTGCGCACGATGTGGCAATTAGGAAGTCGGCTCTTCGTGGAGCTGGGACCTGGCGATGTGTTGAGCGGGCTTATCCGCCGAACAGTAGCGGAAGCGCAGACGTTGACGGTACGCAATGCGGAAGAAGCGCAGCATGCCGCAGAACGGTTGAGAGGCGAGTGA
- a CDS encoding phosphate acyltransferase — translation MAISHSSIRIAVDAMGGDYAPQEVVRGCLTVAREMPFVDITLVGDEERVSAELRGASLPSNLHLRHASQVIEMGESPVQGVKRKRDASVVVCARMVQEGEADAFFSAGNSGAAMAVAALQIGRIPGIDRPAIAAALPAKKGRFVLIDAGANVDCDPSHLLEFAIMGSVYAQVILCIPNPTVGLLSNGEEEGKGNQVVKLAHRLLHQSGLPFVGNIEGKDVFDGKADVVVCDGFVGNVALKIGEGTASFMVSLIEEEVRRNPLLMVPLSLMKGVIRRLKQRTDYAEYGGAHLLGVRKVCVIGHGRSHASAIANGVRLTARSVQERMAERIESAMLQQTALLSSLPLLLQESEADAR, via the coding sequence ATGGCGATTTCCCACTCGTCCATACGGATAGCGGTCGATGCGATGGGGGGCGACTACGCTCCGCAGGAAGTGGTGCGGGGGTGCTTGACCGTCGCCCGCGAGATGCCTTTTGTGGACATTACCCTGGTGGGTGACGAGGAGCGTGTTTCTGCCGAACTGCGGGGAGCGTCTTTGCCCTCCAATCTGCATCTGCGCCATGCCTCGCAGGTGATTGAGATGGGTGAAAGCCCCGTACAGGGCGTCAAGCGCAAGCGGGACGCCTCCGTCGTGGTGTGTGCGCGAATGGTTCAGGAGGGAGAGGCGGACGCTTTCTTCTCTGCGGGCAACAGTGGTGCGGCAATGGCAGTCGCCGCTCTGCAAATCGGACGCATCCCAGGCATAGACCGTCCTGCCATCGCTGCGGCGTTACCTGCCAAGAAGGGGCGGTTTGTACTGATTGACGCGGGTGCGAACGTAGACTGTGACCCCTCACACCTGCTGGAGTTCGCCATTATGGGGTCGGTGTATGCTCAGGTCATTCTGTGTATCCCCAACCCCACGGTGGGCTTGCTGAGCAATGGCGAGGAAGAGGGTAAAGGCAATCAGGTGGTGAAACTGGCGCATAGACTGTTGCATCAGAGCGGACTGCCTTTCGTCGGCAATATCGAAGGCAAGGATGTTTTCGATGGCAAGGCAGACGTGGTCGTGTGCGACGGGTTCGTGGGGAATGTCGCGCTCAAAATCGGCGAAGGAACCGCCAGCTTTATGGTGAGCCTGATCGAGGAAGAGGTGCGACGCAATCCACTGTTGATGGTACCTCTGAGCCTGATGAAAGGGGTTATCCGTCGTCTGAAACAGCGCACCGATTACGCGGAGTACGGCGGTGCCCATCTTCTGGGCGTCAGAAAGGTGTGCGTCATCGGGCATGGACGTTCCCATGCCAGCGCCATCGCGAATGGTGTGCGCCTCACTGCGCGCTCTGTGCAGGAGCGCATGGCAGAACGCATCGAAAGCGCGATGCTCCAGCAAACCGCCCTGCTGAGCTCATTACCTCTCTTGCTCCAGGAGAGTGAAGCCGATGCACGGTAA
- a CDS encoding twitching motility protein PilT produces MHIDDLLRMVVQRDASDLHLRAGEPPILRVHGDLKRTDLPRLTAEDVKNLLYAILNEERKQRLERDKELDLSYEVPGLARFRVNMFWQQRCVGAALRLIPFRIRTIDELLMPPAVKELCMRPRGLLLVTGPTGSGKSTSLAAMIDHINTHKRCHIMTIEDPIEYMHHDKLSIINQRELGVDTHSFADALRHVMRQNPDVILVGEMRDLETIHLAITAAETGHLVMSTVHTQDAPQTIDRIVDVFPPEQQQQIRMQLSVVLVGVLSQTLLPNAQGTGRVAAFELMVATPSVRNLIREGKTHQLYMDIQTGAEYGMQTLDSCLLNLVRKGLVDFEDAIAKSSNPRDFEQRAQRMMAGVQV; encoded by the coding sequence ATGCATATAGACGACCTCTTGCGCATGGTGGTGCAGCGCGATGCATCCGACCTTCACCTGCGCGCGGGAGAACCACCTATCCTGCGCGTTCACGGCGACCTGAAGCGCACCGACCTGCCGCGCCTCACCGCCGAAGATGTGAAAAACTTGCTTTACGCTATCCTCAACGAGGAACGCAAACAGCGATTGGAACGCGACAAAGAGCTCGACCTCTCGTACGAGGTACCGGGGCTGGCGCGGTTCCGCGTGAACATGTTTTGGCAACAGCGGTGCGTGGGGGCGGCGCTGCGTCTGATACCCTTCCGCATTCGCACTATCGACGAGCTGCTGATGCCACCGGCGGTCAAAGAGCTCTGTATGCGTCCGCGAGGGCTGCTCCTGGTCACCGGTCCCACTGGTTCAGGGAAGTCCACTTCGCTGGCGGCGATGATTGACCATATCAACACGCATAAGCGCTGCCACATCATGACCATCGAAGACCCCATTGAATACATGCATCACGATAAACTCTCCATCATCAACCAGCGCGAGCTGGGCGTGGACACCCACTCCTTCGCCGATGCGCTGCGCCACGTGATGCGCCAGAACCCGGACGTGATTCTGGTAGGCGAGATGCGCGACCTGGAGACCATTCACCTCGCCATCACCGCCGCCGAAACCGGGCACCTTGTCATGTCCACCGTACACACGCAGGACGCCCCCCAGACCATCGACCGCATCGTGGACGTGTTTCCACCGGAGCAGCAACAGCAGATACGGATGCAGCTGTCGGTGGTGCTGGTGGGGGTATTGTCCCAAACCCTGCTTCCGAACGCACAGGGCACAGGGCGCGTGGCGGCGTTTGAACTGATGGTAGCAACCCCCTCAGTGCGCAACCTGATTCGTGAAGGCAAAACCCACCAGCTCTACATGGACATCCAGACCGGTGCAGAGTACGGGATGCAGACGCTGGACAGCTGCTTGCTGAATCTGGTGCGCAAGGGACTGGTAGACTTCGAAGACGCTATCGCCAAGTCTTCCAACCCGCGCGACTTCGAACAGCGTGCCCAGCGCATGATGGCAGGTGTTCAGGTATAG
- a CDS encoding pyruvate kinase gives MRCTKIVCTIGPATSSPERLRALIEAGMDVARLNFSHGTHESHGQVIQLIRRISAELDKPVAILQDLCGPKLRLGKLPEEGISVENGQAVRFVLAEEGSDAESIPLPSSTLFALMRPGERILIDDGRVEIVVTERNLNAIHGQVRIGGVIRTRKGLNVPDTRLPVTSVSERDLEDLRFGIQQGVDWVAVSFVREPEDLQPVRYTIEAAGASVRVIAKIEKREAVENLDKILEASDGIMVARGDLGVEMPIDEVPLIQKEIIARCNRAGKPVITATQMLESMISAPHPTRAEATDVANSILDGTDAVMLSGETAVGQYPVEAVTVMHRIAVRTEAALKEGVVARPNQPVAGSLSVTEAVAEAVCHIAYDIGARAIICATTSGSTARLVSKYRPKTPIVAFTPSESTYRQLALSWGVQPRLIPEVHTMEEMLQTAVNTAVNMGIAQEEDKVVVTAGVPFGVSGNTNLIKVHTIGQPIVLRG, from the coding sequence ATGCGCTGTACCAAAATTGTCTGTACCATTGGACCCGCTACCTCATCGCCCGAACGCCTCCGCGCTCTCATAGAGGCGGGAATGGATGTCGCCAGGTTGAACTTCTCGCACGGAACACACGAGTCGCATGGGCAGGTCATCCAGTTGATCCGTCGCATCAGCGCGGAACTGGACAAACCGGTAGCCATCTTACAAGACTTGTGCGGTCCGAAGCTGCGACTGGGCAAGCTACCCGAAGAGGGTATCTCCGTAGAGAACGGACAAGCCGTGCGCTTTGTGCTGGCGGAAGAAGGTAGCGATGCCGAAAGCATTCCCCTGCCCTCCTCCACGCTGTTCGCGCTGATGCGCCCCGGCGAAAGAATCCTGATCGACGACGGACGAGTAGAGATTGTGGTCACCGAACGCAACCTGAACGCTATCCACGGTCAGGTGCGCATCGGCGGTGTCATCCGAACCCGCAAAGGGCTAAACGTACCCGATACACGCCTGCCGGTGACCTCCGTCAGCGAGCGCGACCTGGAAGACCTGCGGTTTGGTATCCAGCAAGGCGTGGACTGGGTAGCGGTATCCTTTGTGCGCGAGCCGGAGGACCTTCAGCCGGTACGTTACACGATTGAGGCTGCTGGAGCGAGCGTCCGCGTTATCGCCAAAATCGAGAAACGCGAGGCGGTAGAAAACCTCGACAAGATCCTGGAGGCGTCAGACGGCATCATGGTCGCTCGCGGCGATTTGGGAGTAGAGATGCCCATCGACGAGGTGCCCCTCATCCAGAAGGAGATTATCGCCCGCTGCAATCGCGCAGGGAAACCCGTCATTACCGCTACCCAGATGCTGGAATCGATGATCTCCGCGCCGCATCCCACCCGCGCCGAAGCCACTGACGTAGCGAACTCCATTCTGGACGGAACCGACGCGGTGATGCTGTCGGGTGAGACGGCAGTCGGGCAGTATCCGGTGGAAGCGGTGACGGTCATGCATCGCATCGCCGTTCGCACCGAAGCGGCGCTGAAAGAGGGGGTAGTCGCCCGCCCGAACCAGCCGGTCGCTGGCAGCCTGAGCGTTACCGAAGCCGTCGCCGAGGCGGTCTGCCATATCGCATACGACATCGGTGCCCGCGCGATTATCTGCGCTACCACCTCGGGAAGCACTGCACGCCTGGTCTCCAAGTATCGCCCCAAGACACCCATCGTCGCTTTTACCCCCTCCGAAAGCACTTACCGGCAGCTGGCACTGTCGTGGGGCGTGCAGCCGCGGCTGATACCGGAGGTGCACACGATGGAGGAAATGTTGCAAACTGCGGTGAATACAGCCGTAAACATGGGAATAGCGCAGGAAGAGGATAAGGTCGTGGTGACTGCAGGCGTGCCGTTCGGTGTGTCCGGCAACACCAATCTGATTAAGGTGCATACCATCGGACAACCCATTGTGCTGAGGGGGTGA
- a CDS encoding epimerase, with translation MRVIIAGGTGFIGKALCRELLLAGHEVAVLTRDAARARGRVPQGAGITQWSPEQPDGLLQVLSDADAVVNLSGESVAARRWTPEFKQKLLDSRVNSTRALVQAMRQATPRPAVLVNASAVGIYGDRGEEELTEASPPGAGFLADLAVRWEQAAEEAREAGVRVVKLRIGIVLGEGGGALEKMLLPFRFFVGGPFGSGRQWFPWVHLDDVTGLILHVLQEQRVDGAVNTVAPGIVRLGEFCKVLGRVMGRPSWLPVPGFALRLVVGELGETLLWSQRVVPRLALQTGYAFRYPQLEEALRAVLTKA, from the coding sequence TTGCGAGTCATTATCGCTGGTGGTACGGGTTTCATCGGTAAGGCGTTGTGTCGGGAGTTGCTGCTGGCGGGGCACGAGGTGGCGGTGCTCACACGTGACGCTGCCCGCGCCAGGGGGCGGGTACCGCAGGGAGCGGGCATCACCCAGTGGTCTCCCGAGCAACCCGACGGGCTTCTGCAGGTGTTGTCGGACGCCGATGCGGTGGTGAACCTGTCGGGTGAAAGCGTAGCAGCGCGGCGATGGACTCCAGAGTTCAAACAGAAGCTGCTCGACAGCAGGGTCAACAGCACGCGCGCCCTTGTGCAAGCGATGCGACAGGCAACCCCGCGCCCGGCAGTGCTGGTGAACGCCAGTGCAGTGGGCATTTACGGCGACAGGGGCGAAGAGGAGCTGACCGAAGCCAGCCCACCCGGCGCAGGATTCCTCGCGGATCTGGCAGTGCGCTGGGAGCAGGCAGCAGAAGAGGCTCGCGAGGCAGGCGTGCGCGTCGTGAAGCTGCGAATCGGCATCGTACTGGGCGAAGGCGGCGGTGCACTGGAGAAGATGCTTCTGCCTTTCCGATTCTTTGTGGGCGGTCCCTTCGGCAGTGGACGGCAGTGGTTCCCGTGGGTGCATCTGGATGATGTGACGGGCTTGATTCTGCACGTCCTGCAGGAACAAAGGGTAGACGGAGCGGTGAACACGGTGGCTCCGGGCATTGTGCGGCTTGGAGAGTTCTGCAAGGTACTGGGCAGGGTGATGGGACGTCCTTCATGGTTGCCCGTACCGGGTTTCGCACTGCGCTTGGTGGTGGGTGAGCTGGGTGAGACACTGCTCTGGAGCCAGCGAGTCGTCCCCCGGCTGGCTTTGCAGACAGGCTACGCTTTCCGCTACCCGCAGCTGGAAGAGGCGTTGCGTGCCGTGCTCACCAAAGCTTAA
- a CDS encoding twitching motility protein PilT, giving the protein MTVTVDELLTKVVQRDGSDLHLKANQYPMVRIYGDLYPMEEYGRLSPEQVRDLCFSVISPAQRERFEKELELDFAYEVKGLSRFRGNIYQQRGNVQAAFRVIPYRIQTMEELHLPPVCRYFAERPRGLVLVTGPAGSGKSTTQAAMLHYINENFPVHIVTVEDPIEFVHEPKVALVNQRELDTDTHSFANALKFVLRQDPDVILVGEMRDLETIHLAITAAETGHLVFGTLHTPDAVQTVDRVIDVFPLHQQQQIRMQLSVNLVGVISQTLCKRADGKGRIAAFEVLVGTSAVRNLIREAKTYQLTSLIQTGTKQGMMTLDQSLASLVKRGIVTYEEALAKAKDIKEFNALLGIDQLQAQRPAGAPTMAGARAMGS; this is encoded by the coding sequence ATGACGGTTACCGTAGACGAGCTTTTGACCAAAGTGGTGCAACGAGACGGTTCCGACCTGCATCTGAAGGCAAATCAGTATCCGATGGTGCGCATTTACGGCGACCTGTACCCGATGGAAGAGTACGGCAGGCTCAGCCCCGAACAGGTACGCGATCTGTGCTTTAGCGTTATCTCGCCAGCGCAACGCGAGCGATTCGAGAAAGAGCTGGAGCTGGACTTCGCCTACGAGGTGAAGGGGCTGTCACGCTTCCGCGGTAATATCTATCAGCAGCGTGGCAACGTGCAAGCGGCGTTCCGCGTCATCCCCTATCGTATTCAGACGATGGAGGAACTGCACCTGCCGCCCGTGTGCCGCTACTTCGCCGAGCGACCGCGTGGGCTGGTGCTGGTGACCGGTCCCGCAGGCTCAGGCAAGTCCACGACACAGGCGGCGATGCTGCACTATATCAACGAAAACTTCCCGGTGCATATCGTCACGGTAGAAGACCCGATAGAGTTTGTGCACGAGCCGAAGGTGGCTCTGGTCAATCAGCGCGAGCTGGACACCGATACCCACTCGTTCGCCAACGCGCTGAAGTTCGTACTGCGTCAGGACCCCGACGTGATTCTGGTGGGCGAGATGCGCGACCTGGAGACCATCCACCTCGCCATCACTGCCGCCGAAACGGGGCACCTGGTGTTCGGAACCCTGCACACGCCCGACGCAGTGCAAACGGTAGACCGCGTGATCGACGTGTTCCCACTTCACCAGCAACAGCAAATCCGCATGCAGCTGTCGGTGAACCTGGTGGGCGTGATCTCGCAGACGCTGTGTAAGCGGGCGGACGGCAAGGGGCGCATCGCGGCGTTCGAGGTGTTGGTGGGAACATCCGCCGTGCGTAACCTCATCCGTGAAGCGAAGACCTATCAGCTCACCTCGCTGATACAGACGGGAACCAAGCAGGGGATGATGACGCTGGACCAGTCGCTGGCATCGCTGGTGAAACGCGGCATCGTCACCTACGAGGAGGCTCTGGCGAAGGCGAAAGACATCAAGGAGTTCAACGCTCTGCTGGGAATAGACCAGCTTCAGGCACAGCGCCCTGCTGGTGCACCGACGATGGCAGGAGCGCGTGCCATGGGAAGCTGA
- the fabH gene encoding 3-oxoacyl-[acyl-carrier-protein] synthase 3, which translates to MHGKRRAGIVGVGVGIPDKVLTNHDLEQRIDTTDEWIVARTGIRERRIAPPEVATSDLAAWAAQQALQNAGKQAEEVDLIVVATATPDMPWPSTACLVQAKIGASKAAAFDLNAVCSGFVYALWMAAQAVETGAYRCVLVIGADILSRQVNWEDRATCVLFGDGAGAVVLTPVEEPYGVLSGVLGADGTGAPLLNVPAGGTREPISPEVIAQKRHTIHMRGREVFKFAVTIMGEVSAQALEKGGIPAEEVSLFIPHQANIRIIQAAAERLNLPMERVFVNVDRYGNTSAASIPIAIYEAWEQGHLKKGDVAVVVGFGAGLTWGACVLRWAY; encoded by the coding sequence ATGCACGGTAAGAGACGGGCTGGCATTGTGGGTGTTGGCGTCGGCATCCCCGACAAGGTGCTCACGAACCACGACCTGGAACAACGCATCGATACCACCGATGAATGGATAGTCGCCCGTACCGGCATCCGAGAAAGGCGTATCGCTCCGCCCGAAGTGGCTACCTCGGACCTCGCTGCGTGGGCAGCCCAGCAGGCACTACAAAACGCGGGCAAACAGGCTGAAGAGGTAGACCTGATTGTGGTCGCTACCGCCACCCCCGACATGCCCTGGCCCTCTACTGCCTGCCTCGTTCAGGCGAAAATCGGAGCCAGCAAGGCGGCTGCCTTCGACCTGAACGCGGTGTGTTCGGGCTTCGTGTATGCCCTGTGGATGGCGGCACAGGCAGTGGAAACCGGTGCGTATCGGTGCGTGCTGGTGATTGGCGCGGACATCCTGTCGCGCCAGGTGAACTGGGAAGACCGTGCGACCTGTGTGCTGTTTGGCGATGGTGCAGGCGCGGTGGTGCTCACCCCTGTGGAGGAGCCTTACGGTGTGTTGTCGGGCGTGCTGGGGGCAGATGGCACCGGTGCGCCTCTGCTCAACGTGCCCGCGGGTGGCACACGTGAGCCGATCAGCCCCGAAGTGATTGCCCAGAAACGCCACACCATCCACATGCGCGGGCGTGAGGTGTTCAAGTTCGCTGTCACCATTATGGGCGAGGTATCGGCGCAAGCGCTGGAAAAAGGGGGTATCCCCGCCGAAGAGGTCAGTCTTTTCATCCCGCACCAGGCGAACATCCGCATCATTCAGGCAGCCGCGGAGCGGTTGAACCTGCCGATGGAACGGGTGTTCGTCAACGTCGATCGCTACGGCAACACCTCGGCGGCGTCTATTCCCATCGCGATTTACGAAGCATGGGAGCAAGGACACCTGAAAAAGGGCGACGTGGCGGTGGTGGTGGGCTTTGGCGCGGGGCTCACGTGGGGAGCGTGTGTGCTTCGATGGGCTTATTAG
- a CDS encoding acetate kinase — translation MNILVVNCGSSSVKYRLFCDSQERARGLIERVGSAETPNHTVAVQQMFVQLSQMEGGLPIDEIHAIGHRVVHGGERFTGSVVITPEVMEAVEECASLAPLHNPPNLQGIRACMEQAPQAIQVAVFDTAFHHTLPLHAYLYALPYELREKYGIRRYGFHGTSHRYVSERVIDLLKQQNALQTPSKVICCHLGNGSSITAVLDGKSVDTSMGMTPAEGLVMGTRSGDLDPAILLHLQRTLGWDADRVDRLINKEGGLLALAGVSDMRDVEARAAAGDSRAQTAFEVFCYRIIKYIGAYAAAMNGVHAIAFTAGIGENSPAVRSRVCASLGYLGVEIDENANRTGKGERCISTPGSRVQVYVVPTDEERVIAEETRKLAEGLRKSTL, via the coding sequence GTGAACATACTGGTCGTCAACTGCGGTAGTTCGTCGGTAAAATACCGACTGTTCTGTGACTCTCAAGAACGCGCGCGTGGGCTGATCGAGCGCGTGGGCAGTGCAGAAACCCCCAACCACACCGTAGCCGTCCAGCAGATGTTTGTGCAGCTCAGCCAGATGGAGGGTGGTCTGCCGATAGATGAGATTCACGCCATTGGGCATCGGGTGGTGCACGGTGGCGAGCGGTTCACGGGATCGGTGGTGATTACCCCGGAAGTGATGGAGGCAGTGGAAGAATGCGCCAGCCTCGCGCCTTTGCATAACCCGCCCAACCTGCAGGGTATTCGCGCCTGTATGGAGCAGGCACCTCAGGCGATACAGGTGGCGGTGTTCGACACCGCCTTCCACCACACGCTGCCGCTACACGCCTACCTGTATGCCCTGCCCTACGAACTGCGTGAGAAGTACGGTATTCGCCGGTATGGTTTCCACGGCACCTCGCATCGCTATGTCTCGGAGCGAGTGATCGATCTGCTGAAGCAGCAGAACGCTCTCCAGACGCCCAGCAAGGTCATCTGCTGCCATCTGGGCAACGGAAGCAGTATCACCGCCGTGCTGGACGGCAAAAGCGTGGATACCAGCATGGGCATGACCCCCGCCGAAGGGCTGGTGATGGGAACCCGCTCCGGCGACCTCGACCCGGCGATATTGTTGCACTTGCAACGCACCCTCGGCTGGGATGCTGACCGCGTAGACCGCCTGATTAACAAAGAGGGCGGTTTACTGGCGCTGGCGGGGGTATCGGATATGCGCGACGTGGAAGCACGAGCTGCCGCCGGGGATAGTAGAGCGCAGACCGCGTTCGAGGTATTCTGTTATCGGATTATCAAGTACATCGGCGCGTATGCCGCTGCGATGAACGGTGTACATGCCATTGCGTTCACGGCGGGCATCGGCGAGAACAGTCCGGCGGTGCGCAGTAGAGTGTGCGCTTCGCTGGGATACCTGGGTGTGGAGATAGACGAAAACGCGAACCGAACGGGCAAAGGGGAAAGGTGTATCAGTACGCCCGGCTCACGAGTCCAAGTCTATGTTGTGCCCACCGACGAGGAGCGCGTCATCGCCGAGGAGACCCGCAAGCTGGCGGAAGGGCTACGCAAGTCAACTCTGTGA